A single Lolium perenne isolate Kyuss_39 chromosome 6, Kyuss_2.0, whole genome shotgun sequence DNA region contains:
- the LOC127308121 gene encoding uncharacterized protein has protein sequence MAAKVQEAENKRASKARIREGERGQWWPCATTDVELRELQNEGMISTHWSFVRDSDAPKPEAGEVVMTKAWVERGLSLPCSEFFLSILNTYGLQPHNICPNSYLLLSNFVTLCEGHLGIRPDVKLWQFFFRVKKETKDKAMVNCGSMTFMLRPNRMYPPHDSHESVRYWNAGWFYEKNAPVPDVHEGLPQFVNEPPEELASWSFVPPLALTPTLEKAARRISWLVHDGLTGAQLTLSWFTRRIQPLRYNARLMCAYTGADDLLRVTRHDLPADSLKRRFKTLVKIPRGQQVPELFKDIYTNDQCPPLNTLAEDNFRTIIRVPVTSDTAEEAPEDDEEEEDQAPRKAAPRPTKRPRAKASGSEAGASGEASAKKPKTTKPPPLDSRKAERARLRMLSTAGQGTRPIIPGAPNPKTAATWTTSQEPITKYMKKSPAVGPSTPVPPSASHPTPQPSPPQADPSPPPAANTPPEIIPVSSGHLEEEDPKAKSPAQEEAETQGQGDAEVTSEKAGEGAGDIVVFPKNFGDPWTPLPPPRRKPDSVTSEIQDFKKNIGQRPRLVSTFFVINQIPTSNLLLTYIIIGASSSLATASTELENLRSSYQELETKLKEAELKREQAEKQLAEKNSEHIREKGELELKKNADSETIRRQQKELNGLRKFMETAEQHWDLLNENILEPLGYPEQRRNLFPRDDLLQLAGDDCKDLISASRKICHNLNIKRSRTCDVRKLIGKMDVLPELVIDLQASSARGAAAMALTMCLAHTPGLDLDEVTTGVPPDADVGELLDAVSGYDTRIARRIRHEEFYDKVVLAADEALEAELLKDLDAQARPAESGAEFTWTSSKDAPQEEPKTSTAASEEKESEEDVSSPAEGAKEQDPEGKTSPAKGE, from the exons atggcagcaaaggtgcaggaggcggaaaacaagagggcgtccaaggcccggatccgtgaaggagaacgaggtcaatggtggccttgcgcaaccaccgacgtggagcttagagagctccagaacgagggaatgatctccacacactggagtttcgttcgtgactccgacgcccccaagccagaagccggagaagttgtcatgaccaaggcttgggtggaacgcggtctttcactcccttgttcggaatttttcctctccatcctcaacacctacgggctccagccccacaacatttgccccaattcataccttctcttgtccaacttcgtgactctctgcgaaggacatcttgggatccggccagatgtcaagttgtggcaattctttttccgagtgaagaaagaaactaaggacaaagcaatggtgaactgcggaagcatgacgtttatgctccgccctaatcgtatgtatcctccccatgattcacacgagtccgtccggtactggaacgccggatggttctacgagaagaatgctcctgttccggatgtccacgaaggccttccccagttcgtcaacgaacctccggaagaacttgcaagctggagcttcgtccctccactcgccctgactccaaccttggagaaagctgcgcggagaatctcctggctagtccatgacggacttaccggagcccagcttacacttagctggtttacccggagaatccagccccttcgctacaacgcgcggttgatgtgcgcttacaccggggcggatgatcttctccgggttacccgccatgaTCTTCCGGCTGACTCTCTGAAAAGAAgattcaagacgctggtgaagattccgaggggccaacaggtcccggaactgttcaaggatatctacacgaacgatcagtgtcctccg ctcaatactttggcggaggacaacttccgcaccatcattcgcgtccccgttaccagcgacacggcggaggaggctccggaagacgacgaggaggaagaggaccaggcaccccgcaaggcggcccctcgacctacaaagcgtccccgcgccaaggcttccggctctgaagccggagctagcggcgaggcctccgccaagaagccaaagacgacgaaaccacctccgcttgactcaaggaaggcggagcgtgcgcgtctacggatgctctcgacggctggccagggcacacgccccatcattcccggcgcccc gaatccgaaaaccgctgccacgtggaccaccagccaggagcccatcacgaagtacatgaagaaatctccggctgttggtccctctactccagttccacccagcgcttcccacccaactcctcaaccgtcgcctcctcaggctgacccatctcccccgcctgccgcaaacactccaccggagataattccggttagcagcgggcacctggaggaagaagatcccaaggccaaaagccctgcccaagaagaggcggaaacacaaggccaaggagatgcggaagtcacttccgagaaggctggagagggTGCTGGCGACATAGTCGTGTTTCCGAAGAACTTCGGAGATCCgtggacaccacttccacccccaaggc GGAAGCCGGATTCCGTGACATCGGagatccaggacttcaagaaaaacattggccA acgcccaaggttggtttccaccttcttcgttattaaccaaattccgacttcaaatttgctgttaacgtatattattataggcgcatcctcctcccttgcaacagcttcgactgaacttgagaacctgcgctcctcgtaccaagaattggagacgaagctaaaggaggcggaacttaagagggagcaggccgaaaagcagctggcggagaaaaactccgagcatatcagggagaagggcgagctggagctgaaaaagaatgctgacagcgagaccatcaggaggcagcaaaaggagctcaacggactccggaaattcatggagacagcggagcagcactgggacttgctcaatgagaacatcttgg agccgcttgggtacccggaacagcgccggaatttgttcccacgagacgatcttctgcaactcgcgggtgatgactgcaaggatctcatctccgcctcccgcaaaatatgccataatttgaacatcaaaaggagccgcacttgtgacgtgcgcaagcttattggtaagatggacgttctgccggagctggtgattgatctacaagcatcttcagcccgaggcgcagctgcaatggccttgaccatgtgcctagcacatactccgggtcttgatcttgatgaagtgaccacgggcgttcctccggatgcggacgtcggcgagctgctggatgcagtgagcggctacgacacccgcatcgcgcgcaggatccggcacgaggaattctacgacaaggtcgtcctcGCTGCTGACGAGGCCTTAGAAGCGGAACTTTTGAAGGATCTCGACGCccaggcgcgacctgcggaatccggagccgagtttacctggaccagctccaaggatgcgccccaagaagaacccaagaccagcactgctgcttccgaagaaaaggaaagtgaagaagacgtatcttctccggccgaaggcgccaaggaacaagatccagagggcaaaacttctccggctaagggggagtga